AAAAGGCCCTTCTCAGATCACACATGGCTGGCAGCACAGCACTTGGCAGGTGGaagcaggatcaggagttcaaggtcatctttgtctTGCTTCCAGTCCCCATATCTAGGACCTGCTTGTACTCCCCTACCTgcctttcttagttagggttactattgtcATCATAAAACGCTGAGACCAAAAACAaactggagaagaaagggtttgtttggcttatgcttgtgtcttcatgcacaccagaagagggcatcggatcccattacagatggttgtgagccaccatgtggctgctgggaattgaactcaggacctctggtagagcagtcagtgctcttaacattgagccatctctccagccctggcttatGCTTTTAAATCACTGGTCATTAGTGAAGGAAGTAAGGAGAGGAACTCAAACagcactgtcttagttaaggcagtgtcttagttaagggttctattgctatgaagcaacaccataaccaagacaactcttatttatttttgtttttcaagacagggtttctctgtgtagccctggccgttctggaactcactctgtagaccaggctggccttgaattcagaaatctgcctgcctctgcctcccaagtgtgggattaaaggcattcgccatcACTGCCCAACTccaagacaactcttttttttttaaagatttatttattcttatttatatgagtacactgtagctgtcttcagacacaccagaagagggcatcagatcccattacagatggttgtgagccaccatgtggttgctgggaattgaactcaggacctctggaagagcagttagtaatCTTAACcatagagtcatctctccagcctgacaactctttaattaaggaaaatacttgaatagagctggcttacagttccagaggttagTCCatcattgtcatggcaggaagcatggctgcctgcagacagacatggtgctggagaaggagctgagcgttctacatcttgatccgaagCCAGCAGGAAATGACAGTGAGCCACTGGACTTGGCTCGAGTGTCAGAGACacccccctagtgacacacttcctccaacaaggccacacctcatagtagtaccactccctatggggacattttctttcaaaccaccacaggcatgaacccagaggcagaaacagaggtcATGGAGCGGTGCTGTTGACTGGCTTTctctcatgacttgctcagcctactttcttatagaacccagaaccacctgcccaggggaggCCCCACCCCCAATAGgatggccctcccacatcaatcactaattaagaaaatgccctacaggcttactAATAGCTTGATCTTATTGAGTTATTTTGTCAGTTGAGGTACCCTAATCTTCAGTGACTCTAGCTGGtattgttccaattttagtatatgtgctgccgaagtgaGCACTACTCTAGctggtatcaagttgacataaaactagccagcacacccaTCTAGAAGCCAACTGGAGGAAGTCCCATCCCAGACCACCTCGGAAACCAGCAGATGAAACACCAGCCTCCTAACTACACTTTGCTTCTGCAGGGATTCTGAAGGGTCTGATGGGGGAGAGCTGGTCCTAGGGGGCTCAGACCCCGCTCACTACGTACCTCCCCTCACCTTCATACCAGTCACCATCCCTGCCTACTGGCAGGTCCACATGGAGAGGTGAGGAGCCGGGCTGGCTTCATGGGGTTTGAGCTGAGGGTCTGGACACCCAGGCCCTGCCTCTGATGACAGCTCCTGCCCTATCCTTCCCTCACAGTGTGAAGGTCGGCACAGGGCTGAGCCTCTGTGCCCAGGGCTGCAGTGCCATCCTAGACACAGGCACATCCCTCATCACAGGACCTAGTGAGGAGATCCGGGCCTTGAATAAAGCCATTGGGGGATATCCCTTCCTGAATGGGCAGGTGAGGACTACTCCTGGTGCTGAATGGGTATGCTGGAGGATCTTGGGAATTTGGTGATAGACTGGTGGGAAGCTGCTGCCTAAGGGACAGAAGCAGGTAACTAGGAAGTTAAGAAAGAGGACAGGTGGGTCTGGAGGTCTGAGTGATAGGGCAGAAGGCAGTAGGAGGAAGCCAACATGCTTTccaggtgggtaggggagaaacATGGAGAACTGGACTTAGTAGCAGAAGCCTACAGGAGACTTTGAATACCTGACTGCCCAATATAAGCTGTACTCCAGGGCGCTAGGAAGCCACTTGAGGAGAGCGAGAGCCACCTGCCTACCTTTACTGCTCCTCTTCTTCCACAGTACTTCATTCAGTGTTCCAAGACGCCAACGCTTCCCCCTGTCTCCTTCCACCTTGGTGGAGTCTGGTTTAACCTCACAGGCCAGGACTATGTCATCAAGGTAAGGTGGTGGCCAGAGTGACTTCAGAGTAACAACAACTGAGCTTGAGAGGGTGAAGCTGGGGCTCTGACGCACCAGACCCAGGTATCCAACGCAGGAACTCTGCTCTTAGACAGACTTTCACTGTGGAGCTCTGGCAGGCCTAGAATTGTtaatatagaccaggttggcctcacactcagagatcctcctgcctctgcttctcaagggctgggatcaaaggtgtgccaGCACTCAGCCTGgaccttgtttttccttttctattcttcctttcaaaaaaaaattttttttaatttattttgcgtGTGAGCCTGCCTTCTATACACGTgtatagaagtcagaagacaattaAAGGAATCAACTTTTTTCTTACTACGAGCagctctgaggattgaactcagatcggcagacttagcagcaagcacctttaccggctgagccatttcataacttctctttcacttcacttcacttcacttcacttcatttcatttcatttcatttcatttcatttcatttcatttcatttcatttcatttcttccttccttttaaatggAGTTTAcgtgtatagccttggctggtcttgaactccccaccctcctgcctttgtctctggaGCACTGGCATCACAGGCTGATGGCATCCTGACCAGCTAGAAATATTCCTTGTCCTCTTCTGGGTGTAGATGGGACAATCAAACCCGGAGCCCCGTGATACACAGTATCCTGTGTTGTCATCTTGCAGATTCTTCAGAGCGATGTTGGCCTCTGCCTGTTGGGCTTCCAAGCCTTGGATATCCCCAAGCCTGCGGGACCCCTCTGGATCCTTGGGGACGTCTTTTTGGGGCCCTATGTGGCTGTCTTTGACCGTGGGGACAAAAACGTCGGCCCGCGCGTGGGACTGGCGCGTGCTCAGTCTCGTTCAACAGACCGGGCAGAAAGAAGGACTACGCAGGCGCAGTTCTTCAAAAGACGCCCTGGTTAGGGTACAAGCTCACCGGGCCACAGCAGCTATGCTTCTTTCcaattaaacaaattaaaaaaaaaaatcaactttccaTGGAAGGATATACCATTTGGGTAACTTTCGGGGAGGGAAAATGAATGTTTGACCTCTGGatttaaggaagaaaggagagggaagagggcatCCCATTTTGCAGGGTGCGAGAGAGGGAACAACAATCCCCATGAAGCCTCTGGCCCCCCACTGCCTGTAATCAAAGATCCGCACACCGCGGAGCATCACGGATTTTGTAGTTCTCTCCCTGTTAGCGTCCCGCTGGAGGCGGCCACAGCCACAACAAGCGTGGGAGGCGACCGGTCGCGATGACAGCGACAGGTGGCAGTGGGGATTACATCGGTAAAGGGTTTTCCAGTCCTTGTTCTAAGGAAAGAAGTCACCATCCTACGGACCTTGTGTGTCCTACCCTCTCCCTGGGGATTCCAAGGCCCTTGGGTCGGACATAAAGGCGGAGCTTGAAGACCCTGGGTTGTGGGGAGCAAGGGCTGTCCCTCCTCCGGTGGTGATGTCACAGCCTCCATCCGCAAGTCTCTCGCTGCCCAGAGGTGTCGGGGCACGTTCACTCTATCCCCCGGCCACTCTTCCCCCGCCGCCAGATCCCTTCAGTCCCCTTCTCGCCTAAATTTGGGGTGAGTACGGGAAGGGGGCAGAGGCTCAAGCTCTGGGAGCGGGAAGACAAACTGCATCTAGGCTTGTGAGACAGGGAACAGGGGACCAAAGATTGCAGCAGAAGGATCCCCCTGGATTTTGAGCTTTGGGGAGGGACAAGGtacttgtgtgtgttggggggagtctttttgtttgttttggtttttatttttgaagacatagtttctctgtcctggaactcactctatagaccagactggcctcgaactcagagagctacgtctgtctctgcctcctgagagcaggATTAAAGGCGCTCACCATCACAGTCTGGCTAGGGTGTGGGGGTGGGATGTCTTATGCTGTGAGTTTCCACAGTCTCCAATTTACTGAGACTTTTCCCTGGATTTGGCACTGATGGAATGCGGGTAGGGAGCAGAACACAAAGGAATCTTTGAAGTCCAAGAGGGGAAGACTGGTCCCTAGTGACATGGTCTTGGGAATAGGGGAGAAGACAGTCCGAGGGGTGACAGAAGGTATCTGGGGAAAGGATGTGGATGGATGAGTTAAACCAAGACTGAGAAAAGAGTCTCAAGAAAGAGCCGGATATTTTTCCTATGTCCCCTCACTCAGCCTTGATTCTGTTCCCCTCGGGATACCCTGTAACTAGCTTCGTGCAGCCTCTGGTGAAGGGAGGTGATTCTCTAATGACCAAACCCTCTCCCTACACCCTGGCGAGGTCTTGGAGTGATGAAACCCAAGTTTCCCAAGCCTTCATGAGTTTCAAACTGTTGCCTGCCTCTAACCTCACAAGTCTTCTCTGTTTCCTCTCACCATCCTCCACCTCCCTCCCAACTTCTGACCAATTTATTTGGTAATTGGATCCTGTTCATGGCCTCTGCTAAAAGCAGCAAGTCGGGGTGGAGGTGAGGTGCGAAAGGACTGTGACCTAGGTCCTCGTGCTAGTCCATTCCTCAGCCTCTAAAGCATCGCCATCCCCGCCCTATCCCTGCAAGCCTATCCCTAATTGACCTGGGATCCACACCCACTCTCGCACAGCAGGTCCCTCTGTGATACGCCAGCATTAGGAGTACAAAGTGGGCAGTGAGCgcctcttttctattttctgccctggCGCCTCCATCAGAGTATTGAAGTCTCCAGAGGAGGGGGCTCCAGGGTCTGGAGGAGGGTGAGGATGCACTCCCGGGTCTGCAGGACAGGCCCCATTTCTGCAACTCTCCTGGAGCGACAGACTCAACTACTGCCAGGACGGGGGTTAGACTGAGGTAGAGAACCCAGAAACAGAGGAACTAAAAATCTGGACCTGGAGACAGAGACCAAGGCAAGACTAGGGCCAAGAgacccagagacagagaggaaccaAGATccagggagagaggaagacagagacccTGAGAGAAACAAAAGCCCAGGGAGGGGTGGGGATAGGAAGCTGGGGAAGAGACtcagaaagggagagacagagtctgagagagagagagagagagagagagagagagagagagagatccagatgGGGAAGATAAGTGACCGAGAGAGAGAACCTGATACCTAGAGGAGGGGGACAAAGAcccaaaggagaaaggagagatccACATATAGAGACATGGAGAAACAGATTTAGAAAAGAGAAACCGGATACGTAGAGTGGTGGGGACAGGTAGGAGGACAGAGACAGCGGAGAAAGGTGACAAACACACATTAGCGGGAACGGGTCTGGAGACGGGAATACGAACCCGCGTAAAGCCTGCAGAGGAAGGCGAGGAGCCAGCGACCGCCGCAGCCCGTGACCCGCCCTCTTCGTTCCCGCAGGCGCCTCCTCCCGCTGCAGCCCCCGCCGCAGCCACTGCACTCGCGCACTGCCGGCCCTGCGCCTAAGACCGCCCAGAGGGCGGGGCCTACCCGCTCGGAGGTGTGAGGTCTTTCCTCTGGCTTCTCACTTTTCCCTCCATAACCCCGCCCCTTCCCAATGGTCCCGTCTGACCTCGTGGCTGAGAGGCTGTTGTCCGTGCTCCCGGTGGCGCTCTTTCCTGCATGCCTGGTCCCCACTCCTTTACCCATCTCTTGGCCCTTCTGTCTGCACTCTTTGTTGTCTACGCTTCATCCCCTTTCTTCCACCAGCTGGCAACTTTTGCCCCTTCCCTAAGACGTAGTGGACCATCCTCCGGGGTCTCTACCAATGAATCTCTCTATTCCAGCCCACCCCCAGCCCCGTGCCCAGCAATGAGTGTCCTTCCCCTAACAGGCATCTCATTTCCAGAACTCCATCCCACCAGCCTGGAGGCTTCTGGCTCTCTAAATGCTCATTTTTAGCGCCCCACTTTGCCATCCACTTACTAGTCGCATCTTCCTCTGGACTATTGAAGGTGTTTCATATAAGATATAGACCCTGTCCATCTGCCTGTGTCTCCCATTCGTCCGGATCCTCTTCGCCCAGGTCTAACCCCGTCTAACGAAGTCCAAATTTGCAACATCCAGTTGGACATGGTGGTGCTCATCTGTCATCTCAGCTACTTGGGATGCTAATGTTGAAGCAGGAGGACAGCGAACCTAAGACCTCCCTCAACTCCACAACTTGCAGCCTCCGCCCCTCCCCAGCTTTCATCCAGAGGCTCCCAGGCCTCGCCTTCCTTCCTTTACCATAGCGTCCCAGTATCTTCCGCTTCGACTGTCTCCTGTGAGTTTTTTTATTTAATCAAGTTCCAACTCCACCTCTAGTTCCCTTGTACCGCCCTCACCCCAGTTGAGACCCTCCCCCCTCATTGTCGCGGCCCAATAAGGATTGTTAATAATCTCTTGGGCTCGCTGCATCCAATTACTCCTACTTTCCCGTTCATTTGCCTTTTCAGTGCAGGTCCCGCCTGCCCGGGCTCTAggcaatttgttttctttttgtcagCTTCTCTTGTTGTGACTTCTttccccccacccaccaccccccaacccgttcctcacccctacccccaccagaATTGATAGGCCtttttttttcgaggcagagtctcatgcagcccaggctggcctctatctCACTTTGTAGCATGACCTTGAACGCCTGATCCCCCTTCCTTCACGGTACCTGGCTCTTTCCCATACCTGGCTCTGAGGTCTCCATTTTCGCTGTGCTGCTGAGTTAGGCATTTTTAGGGTCCCCTTGACGCCCCGCCCTCTCCTAGGTAGGATCCAATCCCTGAGCTTTCTGTGCAACCCCACCTCCTCTAGCTAGGCTGGGTCGGAGTCTGCCTAGCCGTGGCCCCGCCCAGTCGCTCAGCCCAATCAGCTCGTGCCCTCCCTCCACCTGCCCAATCACACCCTCCCATCCATTCATCGCCTCCTCCTGTCCAATCACGTCTGCCTCTCTACCCGGGCCCCGCCCCCGAGACCCTGCCCCCTCCCAGCCCCGCCTCCCTGTCCAATGCTCAGTTCAGTGTGCGTCTGGTCGTTCCGCGGGCGCCAGGGGACCGGCAAGCAGCAGCCTCAGCCGGTGCCAACGCCGCAGCCGCCTGAGTCCTCACCGCCGCCTCTGCCGCcgccgcagcagcagcagtgctCTCAGCCCGGCACTGCCGCCTCCCCGGCGGGTGCCCCGCTTTCCTGCGGGCCTGGGGGCCGGCGTGCCGAGCCATGCCCCGGGCTGCCGGCGGTGGCCATGGGGCGgcacggcggcggcggcggcgacagCGGTAAGATCGTGATCAACGTGGGCGGCGTGCGCCATGAGACGTACCGCTCCACGTTGCGCACCCTGCCAGGGACCAGACTGGCCGGGCTGACCGAGCCCGAGGCGGCCGCGCGCTTTGACTACGACCCGGGCACGGACGAGTTCTTCTTCGACCGTCACCCGGGCGTCTTCGCCTACGTGCTCAACTACTACCGCACCGGCAAACTGCACTGCCCGGCCGACGTGTGCGGGCCGCTCTTCGAGGAGGAGCTGGGCTTCTGGGGCATAGACGAGACGGACGTGGAGGCCTGCTGCTGGATGACCTATCGCCAGCACCGTGACGCTGAGGAGGCACTGGACTCTTTCGAGGCCCCGGACTCCTCGGCCAACGCCAACGCCAACGCCGGAGGCGCGCACGATGCGGGACTGGACGACGAGGCGGGCGCAGGAGGCGGCGGCCTGGACGGGGCAGGCGGCGAGCTCAAGCGTCTGTGTTTTCAGGACGCGGGCGGAGGTGCCGGAGGACCTGCCGGGGGCGCGGGCGGCGCGGGCGGCACCTGGTGGCGGCGCTGGCAGCCCCGTGTGTGGGCGCTTTTTGAGGACCCCTACTCGTCGCGGGCTGCCAGGGTGAGCGCGCTCTCCGAGCACTCCTAATTATCCCAACCGCTCTGTTTCCGGAGCACTCCATCCCAGTGTCCCTCCTCCTCTTGAGCCCTCCAGTTCTCTGGAAGCCCTTCCTCCTTGCAGCTGGAGTTCCCTGCACCCCTGCAAACACACCCCTCTCTTTAGACCACCCTTCCAAGGACACCTCCCGAAAACTTAAGCGTCCCTGGGACCTTCTAAACCCCAACTCGCTGCTGCTCCTAGTCATCATAGATCCTGGGGAACAGCTTCCTAGCTGGATTTCCCTGACAGTCCTACCCCACCTTTCTCACACACCTTCTGAGACCTTTGGCAGGTCCCCAGAATGGCCTCAGCCTCTTCAAAACTTCTCCCACTGTCCCTTGAACACTCCAAAGCCATTTTCTTATTCCCGATCCTCAGTGTCCCAGGTCCCACCCATCTCCAGACCCTCTGAAGTtccatctccatctctccctccttggAGCCCTCCCTCATTCTCCCTGGGCCCAACTCCTAGATCTGTTTTTCTCTCAACTTTGGGCCTCCTGGCTGTTTGTGATCTTCTGCTCTTAGCTCTCAAAAGTTCTAGAAGATCTCCGCCCCCCAAGGAACCCTCAGAGCCTTCTGAACCTCCAAACTACTGGTCCTAGTCAGGACAGTTTCCCACAATCTAGCTGAGTGTGTGCTGGGGGTGGCGTCTTCCTTTCTAAACCCTTAAATCCTTCACCGTCTTTACCAGCCTCCTTCAAAGGACTTCCTCCCTCGAGTCCAGCAGGTTCCACTCCTGTGTCTCCAAAAGAGCCCTATGTTATACTTATCCTCTCCAGTACCCCCAGTATGTGTGTCGTTCCCCCCCCTCCCACCGAATTGCTCACAGTTCGTATATCCTTCCCTCCAACTGCACACCTGCCCTGTGTCTCCGGGATTAATTTCatttccatccctccttccccggTTACTTTCTCATTCTGCCAAGTGACTTTCAGAAGTTTGTGTCACCTCAAATCCAAGTCATCAACCCAGAAATTTCTCAATTCTCACCCCAGCCCCTCCTGGGATAGCTCAACCCGCAAGGTTCTCCTCTCCCAGCCTTGCTCCCCTCACCCTCTCACCCCCACTTCCCCACACCCCCTACCATCACTCTTCTGTTTGCTTCCCCTGGTGTAAACCCAGAACCCTCCGCggtcctcctctcttctccacccTCTCCTTTCTTAGAAACCCCAGAGTCCCTCAAAGAGCTCTCCTGGAAGTTTATAAGCCTCAGTAACTTCCCAGGCCTCATGAAGACTCTCTTGATAGCTCTGGTCATAGTTTCTTTTCTCCCCCCGCCCCTTCCTGAAACTTCCTTTGGGCCAAGAGACCCTGGAACGAGGTATGTGGGAATAGCTTGGGGGTGAGTTCAGGAAAAGAGGGGGCATTAGCAAAAGTGGGTAACGGGAGAGCCATTCTCCACTCGCCCCCGCCCCCCACCGTGCTGCGTCCTGGGCCAGGAAGGACGCTGAGCCGCAGTGCCGCATTCGTActgcgggggggaggggggggaacaAAGTGGGGGGAACGGAGGCTTCACATAAAGTTTAGTCCCTGAGAAGCGCTGAATTGGCGACATTTGGGGTTGAGTTGGGGGGAAGGGGAAAGTAAGAGGGGCAGGAGGGACATGGCCCCAGATGCTCCTTTGGGCCTCTGAGCATCTCCTCCCCCACTCGATGGCCTGAGTAGTCCTTCATTCTTTGACCCCATTGAAGGGTGCTGAAACAGAGATAGATTCTTTGGGTGACAGTCAGATTAGGGGTTGAGAATTGCTACGAAGGTTACTCATTTATTtgtactgtttttaaaaattatttatttgagtatCTACTGTGTGCCGGTACTTTCCAACCTCCAGGTGGACCTTCTTGCAAGTTGGGACCGTAAACCACCTCCAAGCTCAGGGTCCAGTCCTTCTGACTccgctttcttttccttcttacaGAGCCTTGGTACCCCTCCATGCCTTCTGCTTAAGGGTCACTCCAGGGGAAACCAACCCTGCACCTGTGCGCTGTAGTGGCTGCCCACCCTTCCGCGGGTCCCTGGGAAGGAAGGGGTTACGCAAGTTGTAGGATAGGTGGCCTCTAGCCATGAAGCCTAAGCCATAGGCACTGCGGCTGCGCGCTGACTTGCGGCGCTTTAGCCTGGAAGGAGTTAAGGCATTCAGAGCACTGCGGCTGCGCACTGCGGCTGGGGGAGCTGTCCATGGTTCTGGCCGCCTCGCGCCCTCCTCCGGGCCGGGTCGACCCGCCTCCACTGCAGTGCTGCAGCctgcaggtgggggaggggaggctccgGGCATGCGCTCTGCAGAGGCCTCTGGCCTCTTCTCCACTGCGGAGAAATCAAGTAGGTGGTCTACACTACTGACCACTCTCCTAACCCTACCCTAAGACCCAGGGCCTACTCACCCTCCAGTTATTGGACTCTGGCCCATAGTCTAGGCCCCTGAATTTATCTCTTCAGAACCATAACCCGTCTCCATCCACAAGGCTTTTTgttcctcatttctttcttctccttagcCTGAACCCAGTAAAGCCTTACCCCTTCCGCTTCCCAACATCCTTGAACTGCCCCCCCTCCCCGTCTCTGTTTGCAGTGGGATACTGACAATGAGGTCCTTAGATCCTAGCCATTCTCTGACCCCCTCATCCTTGCCCCACACTAACTGATCACCGTACCCTAGTAACAGCTCGGATCTCACTGTGTTCTAGGCATTCAGCCAAGCACTGTTTTTGGAAGCAAGCCCTCTGTACACTCACCAAATCTTCATAACaattccattaaaaaacaaaatacagattCAGAAAGCTTAACCCTTGCTCCAATTTGACCAATTCAAACCCAGGTTTTTGAGCCGGGCTTAGTGGCCTGTGTacgttcaaagccagcctggttaaatcagagaccctgtctcaaaatatataaagagggcTGGGAATGAGTCTGGGGGCATAGTGCTCATCCACGTGCATCAGGCTGTCATGGCTAGTGTCCCCCCATGTCGCCACctgccctctcccttccccagctccaggctgagaaccaaacctCTGAGACATGGGCAGTGTTGTATTCTTTCTCATCCCCACCTGAGAGTAGAATATTTGAATCCTTCTGGGGAACCCTGATACAGAACCCAGAAAGGGCTCTTTCCCTGGGTCACTGTGGCAAGCTCCTGCCCTGAGCCTCTGTTCCTGTCTCAGAACTGATTGCTAGAAGTGGCGGAAGCATTAAATGGGAACGCTTGGATTCTTGTAGGATTTGGGTCCTGAAGTGGGGACCGTGAGGCCACCACCAAGTTCTTTAGAAGCCAGTGATACAAACAAGTCAGTCACCCCCATTCTCTTTCCCGTCCCCCTGCAGTATGTGGCCTTCGCCTCCCTATTCTTTATCCTCATCTCCATCACCACCTTCTGCCTGGAGACACACGAGGGCTTCATCCACATCAGCAACAAGACGGTGACGCAGGCCTCCCCAATCCCTGGGGCTCCCCCGGAGAATATCACCAACGTGGAGGTGGAGACGGAACCCTTCTTGACCTACGTGGAAGGCGTGTGTGTGGTCTGGTTCACCTTTGAGTTTCTCATGCGGGTCACCTTCTGCCCAGATAAGGTGGAGTTTCTCAAAAGCAGCCTGAACATCATCGACTGCGTGGCCATCTTGCCCTTCTACTTGGAAGTGGGCCTGTCAggtctcagctccaaagctgCCAAGGACGTGCTGGGCTTCCTGCGTGTCGTCCGCTTCGTGCGCATCCTTCGTATCTTCAAGCTGACCCGTCACTTCGTGGGGCTGCGTGTGCTGGGCCACACGCTCCGGGCCAGCACCAACGAATTCTTGTTACTCATCATCTTCCTGGCTCTGGGGGTCCTCATCTTTGCCACCATGATCTACTATGCCGAACGCATCGGGGCTGATCCTGACGACATCCTGGGCTCCAACCACACCTACTTCAAGAACATCCCCATCGGCTTCTGGTGGGCTGTGGTCACCATGACGACACTGGGCTATGGAGACATGTATCCCAAGACGTGGTCTGGGATGCTGGTTGGGGCACTGTGTGCCCTGGCTGGTGTGCTGACCATTGCCATGCCCGTGCCTGTCATTGTCAACAACTTCGGCATGTACTATTCACTGGCTATGGCCAAGCAGAAATtgccaaagaagaaaaacaaacatattccCAGGCCCCCGCAGCCTGGCTCACCCAACTACTGCAAGCCTGACCCCCCgcctccacccccaccacacccccaccacgGCAGCGGTGGCATAAGCCCACCGCCGCCCATCA
This Mus musculus strain C57BL/6J chromosome 7, GRCm38.p6 C57BL/6J DNA region includes the following protein-coding sequences:
- the Kcnc3 gene encoding potassium voltage-gated channel subfamily C member 3 isoform X15, with the translated sequence MRVTFCPDKVEFLKSSLNIIDCVAILPFYLEVGLSGLSSKAAKDVLGFLRVVRFVRILRIFKLTRHFVGLRVLGHTLRASTNEFLLLIIFLALGVLIFATMIYYAERIGADPDDILGSNHTYFKNIPIGFWWAVVTMTTLGYGDMYPKTWSGMLVGALCALAGVLTIAMPVPVIVNNFGMYYSLAMAKQKLPKKKNKHIPRPPQPGSPNYCKPDPPPPPPPHPHHGSGGISPPPPITPPSMGVNVAGAYPPGPHTHPGLLRGGAGGLGIMGLPPLPAPGEPCPLAQEEVIETNRAGSDLGVLEEGDPRPNGDPAAAALAHEDCPAIDQPAMSPEDKSPITPGSRGRYSRDRACFLVTDYAPSPDGSIRKATPEAPAIFDVSGCPHFTAPITPRKTPERRKTSRRFSVPPTVSLCWGAPHLPPIPHP